From one Humulus lupulus chromosome 8, drHumLupu1.1, whole genome shotgun sequence genomic stretch:
- the LOC133798438 gene encoding UDP-glucuronic acid decarboxylase 6-like, with amino-acid sequence MAKEASNGNSNVTTKPPPSPSPLRNAKFFQANMRILVTGGAGFIGSHLVDRLMENEKNEVIVVDNYFTGSKDNLKRWIGHPRFELIRHDVTETLLVEVDQIYHLACPASPIFYKYNPVKTIKTNVIGTLNMLGLAKRVGARILLTSTSEVYGDPLMHPQDETYWGNVNPIGVRSCYDEGKRVAETLMFDYHRQHGIEIRIARIFNTYGPRMNIDDGRVVSNFIAQAVRGEPLTVQAPGTQTRSFCYVSDMVDGLIRLMEGENTGPINIGNPGEFTMLELAETVKELINPDVEIISVENTPDDPRQRKPDITKAKELLGWEPKIKLRDGLPLMEDDFRTRLGVTRKN; translated from the exons GCCAATATGAGAATCTTGGTAACTGGAGGAGCTGGATTTATTGGCTCTCACTTGGTGGACAGGTTGATGGAAAATGAAAAGAATGAG GTGATTGTTGTGGATAATTACTTCACTGGTTCAAAGGACAATCTGAAGAGATGGATTGGTCATCCAAGATTTGAGCTTATCCGTCATG ATGTGACAGAGACATTGCTGGTTGAGGTTGATCAAATATACCATCTTGCTTGTCCTGCTTCCCCGATCTTCTACAAATACAACCCTGTAAAG ACTATAAAGACAAATGTCATCGGTACATTGAATATGTTGGGACTTGCCAAGCGAGTTGGTGCAAG GATTTTGCTTACATCAACTTCTGAAGTGTACGGAGATCCTCTTATGCATCCTCAGGATGAAACTTACTGGGGAAATGTCAACCCAATTG GAGTTAGGAGTTGTTATGATGAGGGAAAGCGAGTTGCTGAAACTTTGATGTTCGATTATCACAGACAGCATGGGATTG AGATACGTATTGCTAGAATTTTTAACACCTATGGACCGCGTATGAATATTGATGATGGTCGTGTGGTTAGTAATTTCATTGCACAAGCAGTTCG TGGTGAGCCATTGACCGTTCAAGCGCCTGGAACACAAACACGTAGTTTCTGTTACGTGTCAGACATG GTTGATGGCCTTATTAGACTTATGGAAGGAGAGAACACTGGGCCGATTAACATTGGAAATCCAG GTGAGTTTACTATGCTTGAGCTTGCAGAGACTGTTAAGGAG CTCATCAACCCAGATGTGGAGATCATATCAGTTGAAAACACACCAGATGACCCTCGCCAAAGGAAACCAGACATCACAAAAGCCAAGGAGCTACTTGGTTGGGAGCCAAAGATCAAGTTGCGCGATGGCCTTCCACTCATGGAGGACGATTTCCGGACAAGACTTGGGGTCACCCGAAAGAATTGA
- the LOC133798437 gene encoding methionine--tRNA ligase, chloroplastic/mitochondrial gives MAAAARVNCSSLQNTLCFLNPLHYSLNSKANHLRTRLHFRRNIPSSFSHRAVFFSSAASNNTAQELNEGVPDPFVLTTPLYYVNAPPHMGSAYTTIAADAIARFQRLLGKKVIFVTGTDEHGEKIATAAAAAGSSPKEHCDVVSQAYKKLWEDLDIAYDKFIRTTDPKHESIVKEFYSRVLANGDIYRADYEGLYCINCEEYKDEKELLENNCCPTHLKPCVARKEDNYFFALSKYQKRLEEILTSDMVKPSFRLNEVQTWIKSGLRDFSISRASVDWGIPVPNDSKQTIYVWFDALLGYISALSEDTEEPTLQKSVSLGWPATLHLIGKDILRFHAVYWPAMLMSAGLDLPKMVFGHGFLTKDGMKMGKSLGNTIEPNELVSKFGSDAVRYFFLREVEFGSDGDYSEERFINIVNAHLANTIGNLLNRTLGLLKKNCQSTLVTDSSTAAEGTKFKGDVEKLVEKARVNYENLSLSSACEAVLEIGNAGNSYMDERAPWSLFKQGGAAAEDAAKDLVIILETMRIIAIALSPISPGLCWRIYAQLGFSKNQFDAATWSETKWGGLKGGQVMAQPKPVFARIENLTEVENGVESPNKGAKRKEKSPKAQQAVEA, from the exons CTTTCGCCGGAATATTCCGTCTTCGTTTTCACACCGAGCAGTGTTTTTCTCCAGCGCCGCCAGTAACAATACTGCTCAAGAACTCAATGAAGGCGTACCGGACCCTTTCGTCCTCACCACTCCGCTTTATTACGTCAATGCCCCTCCCCATATGGGCAGCGCCTACACTACCATCGCCGCTGATGCCATTGCCCGATTTCAG AGGCTGTTGGGGAAGAAAGTTATATTTGTGACCGGTACGGACGAGCATGGCGAGAAGATTGCCACCGCTGCCGCCGCCGCTGGTTCCAGTCCGAAGGAACATTGCGACGTCGTTTCCCAAGCTTACAAGAAACTATGGGAAGAT TTAGACATAGCTTATGACAAGTTCATACGGACAACTGATCCCAAACATGAATCTATAGTGAAGGAGTTCTACTCGAGAGTTCTTGCCAATGGTGACATTTACCGTGCAGACTATGAGGGGCTCTATTGTATCAACTGTGAAGAGTATAAG GATGAGAAAGAACTGTTAGAGAACAATTGTTGCCCTACACACCTAAAGCCATGTGTTGCACGAAAAGAGGATAATTACTTTTTTGCACTGTCAAAGTATCAAAAAAGGTTGGAAGAAATTTTGACATCAGATATGGTGAAGCCCTCATTTCGTCTAAATGAG GTGCAAACTTGGATTAAAAGTGGCCTGAGGGACTTTTCCATTTCCCGAGCATCAGTGGATTGGGGCATCCCTGTTCCTAATGACAGCAAGCAAACTATATATGTTTGGTTTGATGCTTTGCTGGG CTACATATCAGCCCTTTCAGAGGACACAGAGGAACCTACTTTACAAAAATCTGTATCATTGGGTTGGCCTGCCACACTGCACTTGATTGGAAAG GATATTTTGCGCTTCCATGCAGTTTACTGGCCAGCTATGCTAATGTCTGCAGGACTAGACCTTCCTAAGATGGTGTTTGGCCATGGATTCTTGACAAAG GATGGTATGAAGATGGGGAAATCTTTAGGGAATACAATTGAACCAAATGAGTTGGTTAGCAAATTTGGCTCTGATGCAGTCAGATACTTCTTCTTGAGGGAGGTCGAATTTGGTAGTGATGGAGACTATTCAGAGGAACGCTTCATCAATATTGTGAATGCACATCTTGCTAATACCATTG GAAATCTTCTTAACCGTACTCTAGGACTTCTGAAGAAGAACTGCCAATCAACTTTGGTTACAGATTCAAGTACTGCAGCTGAAGGAACGAAGTTCAAGGGTGATGTAGAAAAATTG GTTGAAAAAGCTCGAGTAAATTACGAAAATCTCTCACTTTCGTCAGCCTGCGAGGCTGTGCTTGAGATTGGCAATGCTGGAAACTCCTACATGGATGAACGAGCACCATGGTCTCTTTTCAAGCAAGGGGGTGCTGCTGCTGAAGATGCTGCCAAG GACCTTGTGATAATATTGGAAACCATGAGGATTATAGCAATTGCATTATCTCCTATATCACCAGGTTTATGCTGGAGAATATATGCACAGCTCGGGTTCTCGAAGAACCAGTTTGATGCTGCAACCTgg AGCGAGACCAAGTGGGGTGGACTAAAGGGGGGTCAGGTAATGGCCCAACCTAAACCAGTGTTTGCAAGGATTGAAAACCTTACGGAAGTAGAAAATGGGGTTGAATCACCTAATAAGGGGGCTAAAAGAAAGGAGAAATCACCCAAAGCTCAACAGGCAGTAGAAGCATAG